The region TGGAGCAGCAGGAGACGGTGCTCTCGGCCGTCGCGGCACTACTCGCGCAGGACCTGCCGCCCGGGAAGCTCGGTGGATACGTGCAGGCGCTCGTCCGGCCGTACGGGCAGATCGTGGCGGTGGAGGGGTGCGCGGCGGCCGGGTGCCGGTCCTTCACATTCCGCCGGGAGGAGCTGCCGGATCTGCCGTTCGCGCCGGCACCTCGGCCGGCGGTGCGCTGGCCCCGGTCGGGGAGCGGTCTGTACGTTCTGACGCTGGGTCGCGCGCGGGTGTGGGTGAACGCCGCCGCGCTGGTGTCCACCCGTGACCTGCCCGCCGAGCCGCTGAGCGTCCAGCTGTTCCGCCCAGAGACCGGCGAGCTGCTGGTCGACCGCGCCGCGCCCGTGCGGCAGGCCGCGTTCACCTTCACGGTGCGTAAATCGCTGGGCACGGCGCTGGAACCGTTCCCCATCCGCTTCGAGCGCGCTCACCCGTGGCAGGTCTGGCCATGGGCGGGCCTGCTGTTCTGGTGGACGACCACGACCCTGATCGCGGGAGGCGCGGCGCGGATCCTGTCGATCCGCGCGCGGGCGGAACAGTCCCTGCTCGACGAGCGGCGCCGCGCGCAGGGCGTCGTGCAGGCCAGCACGGACGGCATCGTGGTGCTGGACGCGCAGGGCAGCGTGGTGCAGGCCAACCCGGCGGCCCTGCGGATCATGGGGCCGCTCCCGGCGGGTCAGGCGATCAGCGGCGCGGCGCGTTTCCAGGCGACGCTGTCGCAGGCGCCGTTCGACGCGGCTCGCTTCTGGCGGGCAACGGACGCGCAGGCGCTGCCGGACGGCACGGCCCTGCGGCGCGGTGCGGAGCAGGTCCTGATCGAGGGGGGCCTGACGCCCCTGACCGGGGACCGGGGGCAGCTGCTGGGCCGGGTGCTGACGGTGCGGGAGGTCGGACCGCTGCAGCAGCGCCTGCTGGCGCAGCTGGACGCCGGTGAGCGGCGGGTGCGGGAGCATGAAAGCCTGCTGTCGCACGTTTCGCGGCTGTCGACGCTGGGCGAGATGAGTGCCGGACTGGCGCACGAGCTGAACCAGCCGCTGACCGCGATCGTGA is a window of Deinococcus sedimenti DNA encoding:
- a CDS encoding sensor histidine kinase, with product MARAVWRWTLPLWLAVTLAGSWGLVSERRAALQAAFELDARVLHRVLSQRLEQQETVLSAVAALLAQDLPPGKLGGYVQALVRPYGQIVAVEGCAAAGCRSFTFRREELPDLPFAPAPRPAVRWPRSGSGLYVLTLGRARVWVNAAALVSTRDLPAEPLSVQLFRPETGELLVDRAAPVRQAAFTFTVRKSLGTALEPFPIRFERAHPWQVWPWAGLLFWWTTTTLIAGGAARILSIRARAEQSLLDERRRAQGVVQASTDGIVVLDAQGSVVQANPAALRIMGPLPAGQAISGAARFQATLSQAPFDAARFWRATDAQALPDGTALRRGAEQVLIEGGLTPLTGDRGQLLGRVLTVREVGPLQQRLLAQLDAGERRVREHESLLSHVSRLSTLGEMSAGLAHELNQPLTAIVSYGQGGLRLLTQDPPDVPRARQAVQGMVTQAQRSAEIIARLRTLVRRAPAQRAKVDLVQAAQNILILCHADLTRQGVHVAAQFPAAAFVTGDPVQVEQILLNLVRNALDAMGDRPDQRLDLQLSAAGDAWALTVQDSGTGLSDAVRATLFQPFQTVKPGGLGLGLSLSQSLAQGLGGDLSGENAPGRGARFTLTLPQWSSEPDT